In the Diceros bicornis minor isolate mBicDic1 chromosome 22, mDicBic1.mat.cur, whole genome shotgun sequence genome, one interval contains:
- the LOC131419880 gene encoding uncharacterized protein LOC131419880 has product MAAGRGPRRADAGASAWLRADPARRPGAGRLAGSAANTRRPPRPSAPGSEATVTRAAPPAPGRAAAPAPRQPGRTLPRARPSPAQPRPRKPRPLGDPAPPRPPGARRRSSPLPPQPPAPLCALRLLLCTLFALRRPQASSATPAPCQSRQDRLRPSLPLPTLAPSCHHLCPSALLGHQTLLAPSPEPAFSSPLFRLPLLCC; this is encoded by the coding sequence ATGGCCGCAGGGAGAGGCCCGCGCCGCGCGGACGCTGGGGCTTCGGCCTGGCTGCGCGCTGACCCCGCTCGGCGGCCCGGAGCCGGCCGGCTGGCTGGCAGCGCTGCGAACACACGGCGGCCGCCGCGCCCGAGCGCTCCCGGAAGTGAGGCGACGGTCACCCGTGCCGCCCCGCCCGCGCCCGGCCGGGCAGCTGCGCCCGCCCCTCGGCAACCCGGGCGCACCCTCCCCCGCGcccggcccagcccagcccagccccgccCGCGCAAGCCGCGCCCCCTCGGCGACCCCGCACCCCCTCGGCCGCCGGGCGCGCGCCGGCGCTCCTCCCCGCTTCCTCCCCAGCCGCCTGCTCCTCTCTGCGCCCTACGGCTGCTCCTCTGCACCCTCTTTGCTCTCCGCCGcccccaggcctcctcggcgacCCCCGCGCCGTGTCAGTCGCGGCAGGATAGACTGCGCCCCTCCCTGCCGCTCCCAACCCTTGCGCCCTCTTGCCACCACCTGTGCCCCTCCGCTCTCCTGGGTCACCAGACACTCCTCGCCCCATCGCCTGAGCCCGCATTTTCCTCCCCTCTCTTCCGCCTTCCCCTCCTTTGCTGCTGA